Part of the Vigna angularis cultivar LongXiaoDou No.4 chromosome 1, ASM1680809v1, whole genome shotgun sequence genome, tttgactcagatgaaccttcaaatacaggtagatttgcctctgtcAGTAATTTGTAAAACCTCTGAGTGGCTTCATTTGGAGACTCTTCATCATGACTACCGTTTGCTTCTTGTTCGTCATGTCGATGAAGAGCATTGTtgaccatctcttgcatataggcaaattgatctatctcagatgtatgtacaacagtattcgaacctgatgcaagccgaTTTTGAACTCTATTGGAGGTCGAAGGattttcttcaccatgaaatgtccaaaccgtgtaattaggcatgaaccctttttggtataggtgaactttaatctcttcatctttcaaaatccttgtacattcgcacttcATGCATGggcatcgaatccctccatcaatgGCATAATAATGACTGCGTCGAGCCGTCTCCACAAACTCTTGaactccgatgacaaaagattccttcaaacctctccttccgctataacaacggtcgtacatccatGCACGATGGTTGAGAAAATaggccatgttctgtgacaagccaaaaaaaaaaatcattgtcaaaacagcaacactccatgcgacataagtaataaacctattactattcaagtcgaacatggaaggcaatttgaacacttcggttactttaggtgaattcccaatttctcacctattagtacacttttttaggttttacTTTAGAATAGTTTAAGACTAATTCTACTTAGTGTAGTTTAGTGTAGTTAGTGGAGTTTAGCCTAACTCATTCTTCAAAGTTTGTTTATGctattttagtttaattcaaTTGGTGTGAAGTGATTTTCTTTAGTTCACTTTGGTGGAAGTTGATTGGTTAAAGTGATTTTCCTTTCAGCTATAAAATGGTCCCTATGTGGGCACATTCCTACACCTCCTACAAAGAGTGTGATGGGTGTGAGGGTTTTGGGTTTCTCTTCTTCGAAGTGGAAGAGAAGGTGGAATGAGTGAGGGTTGTGGGTTTTGTCTTATTTGGTTTGATCACATTTAGGGTAAAAAAAGTCAACCTGAGCAATCAAGCATgatcaatttgaaaaatattctaACTCTAAAACAATGATATCATTAGCTTGGGAACTTAGAATGTCAATAATTGATACAAGTAAGAAATAACAGTTATGAAACACATAGGGAGTCAAAAGGAACGTAAGATATGTGCTAGAATAGATTTCAAAATGCAAGAACTGGTTATCACTgaattttcacattaaaattGGCGTAGTGCAATGCCTTTGATGCAGCAATCAAAATAAGCTTTCTATATCACAAATCTGCAACTATACCACAAAAAATACTGAAATATTGGTGGTTTGAATGGTCATTTTGCACAAAAGTGtttataatcataattttatgGTTTTAGCAACTTTTCTTTATGAAATATGACTTGTACAAGCTGCCAGCACATGCTAAATATgattaaatcaaaatatcacTGTTTCAATTGCTCTTTAACACCAACTTTAACCATTTTCACCAACCAAATTCAAGCATAAGAATCAAATTGGATTGTAATCATGTAATCTGACTCTAGGACAACAATTGAGATGTGAATAACACTCTAGGAGTGAATTCAAAGATGTCCAGAGGTGAGTTCTAAGCTGGATACATGAGAAAGAGACAAGATTGGCAAAATTACTTTTAAGCACGAGAATAGGGGACAAGAAAGTAGAAACCAAGAAACCTATCACATGCTACCTAGGCCTCAGAACAATGAGGTTATGGACTTCTAATACTTTAGCAAGTCATGAATAAGATTAAGTTATCATGACAAATTCAGTAAACCATCATTGTTCTTGCAGCAACAGCCCAAGTTTATGGCTATTGGTGTCAAATTTGCTTGAAATATGGTCACACTACCACAGTCAGAGGCTTTGACTTCATTGCCAGAATAAAGACCCTTGTTGAGTCTGAATGCCCTGGCGTGGTCTCTTGTGCTGAAGTATAAGCAGTAAACCATTGATGTCACCATAGACACCATTGTAGCCACAGTAAGAGCTTAATCTTTATCAAGAAAGCTGAAGTATAAGCACAAAACAGTTCTGCTTAGTCTCTATCTTGACACTTTGATtttgataacaaaaaaatactCATAATGGAGGAAAGTTCCGACAGGTTGAAGAGATGGGGTAGTCTCTATCTTGGAGGAAGCCAGAAATAACATTCCTGCTCCATTTGACAACATCACCACCCTGCAAACATTGTTTGCCAACCAAGGACTTGATTTGAAGGACTTGATTCTGCATCTGCAGTCACTGTACtctattttatacttttatttcaaaagttcAGACATTTCAAAGTTTGCTTCCATATCCTCAACaccattattattttaatagacaTCCATGTACTTAGAAACTTGAATTAGTTTGACTTATAAATAGATTGTTGTTGGGTACTGTGGAAGACAAGAGGATGAAGTGTTTCTATGGTGTTGAACAACTATAAGCTACTGCTAATAGGGCAACTTGGtttagaaaatttaaacaaGGAAACTGATGAAATCTACTTGAGATTCCAGGTCAGTGTTTGACTATACCAACCCTCCAAGTGGTGAAATCTACTTGAGATTCCAGGTCAGTGGCAGTGCAGGGATTTATTGGGTTCAGTCCAGGAATGCTATCTCTAGTGATTGGACGGCCAGAGCAACATATGACACTATGGTGCAGCTTAATTAGGAACAAAAAAACACTTCAAGATTCCAGGAACATATTCAAATTCATCTGGCATTCTAGTATTCAATTTGTTTCTGTTTAGTTACTGTCATCAATAGGAATGTTTGTGTGTACTGTTGTATGTGTCTCTATTGTTGGGGACTAAAATAATGGGAATTCATGTACTTTTCCATCTTAGATAACATGAATTTGgataaaataaatgtatcatCTTTTTTCTCCTTTATTGGTATCTCATATCTCATCTTTAATTTTCTCTGttatctcttttttattttgctcAATTACCAAGAGAAATGAAACAGGCGAGATTAGAATGGAAAAGTAGAAACTCTACTCTTCTTTTGTTGATAAAACTAATTTGTATTAGTAAACAAGGCATAGTACGAGGCTTACGTTCCATAATGGCTGCTCATAGTGGAAGATTTCACTCACACTCATACACTATAATTTGTTCTTACATGGGATTTCCAACACTTTTTTCTAGGTTCTAAGTCTAAAAACTCTTACATATTtgacaatcaaattcaaacaattcaaaacaaagTTAGACAAAACTCAATGTATACAGTATCATAAACTCCATTCAACATAACTTAACATTCAAAGTGGACATTCACAACATTTTATaacaacatcaaattcatgaaacaagaatgaaaataacataTCACATATAATCATGCAATTTTAGTTTAGGTGACCATACCTTCGCCTTTGTTATCCTTTCCTGCTCAAGTCTTCTTTGTAGACTCTCTTCCTCCCCTTCTGACCACAATTGCTTTAAAAACTCACCTAAGACATCAAATAGAAGTGTATTTAAGGTTATTCATTAGATATTGTTCCATTAATTTAATAACCACAGCAACAGTTTAAGCATTACCTAATAGTATCCAAAAAGGTATTTAAACACACAGCTCAATGTTCAAccaactttgtttgatgattttatttgtgtttaaactctaaaatgagttataaacagATTGCagctcaaaatcactactccGCTTCCAATTTAACtcaaaaattgatggtttagaaagaaaatcttaatataaaCCTAACTATGACCCAATGAGGTGCATAAGActttacttttaattctttcttCGTTTTTTAAACTTTTCCAAAGTGTGAACAAAGTTCAAATGGGAAGATTGAAGAGTGCTACTAACAGGTATCAAGATAGTGAGGTGTTGGGTTAACTTCAACAACACTTTTAAACCATTCAATCAATATATATCAAACTTCATTTCTAATaaacacttttaaataattaaaaataacataagctCCCCAACcatacaattcaaataattCATGACAATTAAAAATCAGAATCAATTATCAGTTACCTAAAGAATGTGTTgaaacatatttctttggtgCAGAGAGAGTAACTCAAGCTCTTCTTCCTCTGGTCCAACTCTCCACTTCACTAAGGATTGTCACATTCTTTGTTTGAGAATGAAGAAACCATCAATTAATCTCTGCCAAAGCAATGAAACCAGACAAGTTGTTATCACTTCTCTTCCTCTGGTTGCATACATTTTTACTTATGAATACATATGTCAAGTTTCAaacttttttatgttattttcttctgGGGTAAATTCTCCTCACTCTGTTTCTTCTTAGTCATTGTTGTACAGGCTATTCGGATATGGAATTGGAATTCACTTGCTTCAAGTAGAGGATCCCAGCAACATtccaagaaagaaagaaattaatccGAAAGATAATCACATATCATTCCAGGCAAGGTTTCAGTGTGAAATGAAATTTGTTTCATAGCATTACTTGAAATTAATTACAGTGTGTTTGACAAAATGACTGAACAAAAGGAAACTGACATGGTTTGTTTggtttttgtgatgaatgaaaaCAGTGTGAAAGCATGGGAGCAGTGGAGAAGAAGCTTGAGGAAATGGAGATAGAATACGCGCGTGGAACGGTGGAAGAAGGCGGGATCAAAGTGGATCAGTTGTTTTTTCATGACCCAGATGGGTTCATGATTGAGATATGCAACTGTGATATCCTTCCCGTGATTCCCTTACCAAGTGACATGGTTAGGTCATGCTCTATAACGAACCTTCAGATGCTTCAACAGAGACAGACACACCAAATTGTGAAACAGGACTCAGCTTTAATGTTATCTTGAGTATTTCACTAGTTATGCTTATTGAAATTGGCTTTTTAGGTGTACCAGTAGCTTTTTACTCTGATCCAGTATTTGTTATCAGTTTTCATAATCAACAGACATTAGCAAtcaaaatgactactttgaacaatattttctataaaaaatcatattgcACAAACTAATTCTGAGCATACATTGAACAAAGTTAGAACACATTCTTCTTAGCTTTTATAGTTCATCAATGAAAATGACAACTTACCTCGACGGTAGCCCCTTCAATAGCCTCTGAAGCGGTAGTGGAAGACCTTGTCACAGAGCGACACTCCCCTGGTTGCGCCGCCTCGTCTACGCCGCCTCCTCGAATATCTTCCCTCGACAATGGTAGCCTTCAACTGAACCACCCACCACCTTCCTCAGCTCAGAACACTGCAAAACGCTACAAGAAGAAAGGTTCCACCACTGACGCCTTCTCGAAAACAgtaacaggaaaagaaaatgagatggGAGAATGGGAGACTTCACCTATAATGGAGGACTGGGGAAGAATCGTATCCCAATTATGGTTAGGGTGGGAAGCAATCTGCACACGCGACACAGTCAGTTCGTTGAGGGAGGAAGGGCACAGAATCTCAATATTGGGGAAGAAGGGGTTTTCGCGAAATGAGGGGAGGGAAATATTTCACTTTCTAATTTCATATACATCATTCACTTACCGACGGTCATTTACCTTCGGTAATCACTCCTGTGCATTACAGACGGCCATTACCCTTCGGTAAAGTGATACTACACAAGCCTTCggaaaagccttcggtaaaatacatttaccgaaggccacaaggccttcggtaattagcCGTCGGAAATAAATACTTTTCCAGTAGTGTACATCATGGGCTTTGCATGTCAGAACGGTATACTCTTTAAATGAAAGAGTAATCTGATTTCCAGGTAAACTCTCATTTTCATTATTAGATAATGCGTTAATTTCTACAAGGGCAAAAGCTTCTGCAGCTTCTTTCATTTTCCTGGCAGCAACCAATTTGGTTTTAGTCGTTCTTATCATGGTTTTTGTCTGTTCAATCTCGGACATTGTTCTCAGAACTTCTGCTTTTGCATATTCTCCCATTATTTGGAAATTCTCGGCCTCAGATCAGTTCTTTCTccaatattgattttttttttaaaaaaacaaaaggggCTTTGGCAGCGGTTCAACCTAGAACCGGTGCCATATGTCCACCCtcccccttttttttcttccttactACTTCGGTTGTtgaagaaccgaggcagtatcctTTGAGATATTACATTGGTtggaaccgaggccaaaagtctCTCATCTTTTTACCTCGTccgtatatgcctcggttccacAACCGAAACATATTGTCAAAAACAACCGATGTTGTTTTCCTTCACTGCACTAGTGGAGAGACATGAGAAATAGCCCAAAACATATTCAATTCAATATAAAtcgatataaatttaaattcatacttaAAACAAACAAGCAACCAATAAAAAAGACATAGAGTCATACAATAATAAATCACTTAATTATTACTAGGAGATAAAAGAACATAAACACTGTTGGCataattttactaaaaacaactttaaagtagTTTAAGCCTATTCATATTAAATATCgatacaaataattataaataactataattgtgtaatttatttatcataaatctattttatattttatatattcaattttttttataaaaattcaaattaagttTAACAATAGTAACTGGAGCGTTCGTTGAAAAGTGAAAAACTAAGCCCCTTAAGTTGATTTATTCATAAATGTTTTGTACAACCTGTGAAAATGCAAAAAGAAGTATTCTTTTAcgactttattttttttatatcaaccTCTTTTCATGCTTCcttgagataaaaaaaagtggttaattttagtaaattttacatatttttagaatttttatctGTAACAATTCATATTTTGTTAATCTCACTAAAAATAGACAATGAAAACGATGTTTCAGAAATGAAAATGGACAatcaaaatgaataataaaaatagccATAATATACGTTTTTAGAAAGTATTTCCAAATACGAGGGGTAAGGTTAGGTGTGTGCATGTAAggattcatttatttttttgttttttgttaatAGATAGTGCACAccaataatattatttactaaAGAAATGAACACGATCAGTGCCTCAGCGTTGAAACATGAGAAGGATTCTTAGAAGATTTAACGAATACAATATGGTTAAGAAAATCAATATGAAAATAGTTTATGTACACGAAAGATATTCATCAGCATCTGATAACTTATATatacaaagagaaagaaagttaTAAAGTCTATAAGATACACATGATCTgataaaaacgaaaaaaaaaaaacatatgtatatattaaatggAGAAGTATTGtccaattttataatatataattttattcaagcTACTTATATTGAGCTCAATTGTTTCCATAAAAGGTCCGATGAATTTTgcatggatgatgatgatgagctTGTGAAGATTGGCCTCCTTCCACTGTCAATAAGTTTGAACCACTGGCTACTAGGGTCGCATGAACGATCTCTGGTCAAACATTTACATGCATTCGTCACAATGACATTGTTGTCATCTACATCTAGGCATACATCAGAACCATCACTGAGTTTAGAGGAAAGATGCAACTTGGAATCTGAGATCATTTCCCATCTAGAGTTAGAATCTGAGCATATTATCCCAAGCATGGCAGCCATCCCTTCACTCTCCGCTTCAATGCAGAAGTAGGTACCCTTTATTGACAGAATTTTTTGGGGTGTGTATTTCCAACCTTCAGATAAATAACAAGGTCCTAATGTTAATGGCTCTAGTAATGTCTTTCTTATCACACACAACCCAGTTGAGGGATGGTATATCAATTTGTACGGATTGCCTTTTGTTATGCCAGGACCtgcataaaagaaaaaggaaaaaaataagttatttgattcggataaaatcttttataatgataaaatagtcttaataaaatgaatttttttttgtatttataaagaaaaagataatgaaagatagtaagagtaaaaaaaaattggtgtaAAAGTAACAGTGAGAGCTTTCAAGTTTCatcaaatgttaaaaaattagtATGTCCTTGAAGGATGTCATCAATGGTTGAATTAATCTGTAGAGAATTGGGTGGTTAAAAAAGAAGCTTTTAGGGAGTATTACCTCGAAAAGGAAGTTGGAGGGAAGAGATTCTGTTTAAGAAAGTGAGATTCCTAACTTGGGACCAATCCCAATTAAGAATGCCATAAAACTCTTCCATTCCTACAACTCCTTGTCTAAAGTAGTAGCTTCCAACGAGTGTCCACAATGCCCAGTCCAAGTCATGCTCAGCTGCTACTGTTAAGAAGCAGTTAAGGTAGCGATTGTCGTTGACGTTGGTGCCTCTTAAGTCTACACCAAACTCACTGATAATCAGAGGCCATCCTTGGTTCACCAAGTAGCCAGAGGTTCTCATGAAATTTCCAGCCACTTGTCCACATACTTGGTTTGGGTTACCATTCAcccaagcttcaccatcagtAAACCCATACCAATGAGCCTCAAATACTAATTTTTCCTTAAATGTCACGTTCACCTGTCGTTTTTGAATGAATGACAAGTCCTTGTCAAAATTTAGGCCTGATAGAATCACAAGAACATCTGGATTTGCAGCATGGACTGTTTCTGCTCCTTTCACCATGTACCTTCAGTTCATAACTACATATTATTAGTCACGTcatattttcctttctttcactTTTTGCTATAGTTGTTTTAATCTAAAACATGATCATCACtaacaattttctttcttttttaaatagtaCTACTCTGTGTTGAGGTTCACTTACTTGTACCAATCGTCCACATTCTGTTTGGGTCCTCGGAGCTCGTTCCTCAAGCTCATACCCACCACATTACTGACCCCATTGAAAAGTGTGGCCATCTTGGTCAGACCCGACAACCACAAATTTGGGTCAAAAAATTTGTCACCGAAAAACCCATTCCCGTCAGAATTACTGCAACACCACCCTGGTTGCGTTACGTGGTTGTCCAATATCACCATCACATCGTTATCTCCAAGACTTTTCACCACTGCCTACAatcataagaaaacaaaaacaaatgttCTCCACACTCAACGCAAACTTCAAGTAACTCTTACAATTCGCAAGTTTGTTGAGACAGCGATTTCTACACTCAACTAAGAAACCAACAAGAtagtaacaaaattatattattattattattattataaggtTAACAAAATTACTCAACTATatgtttgaatgatttttttttttgtaagaggaaattttgataaaaattaaatagaattgATTtccttacaaaataaatatacgAAAAATCTACATCAGACAAATTTGAcgtaaaaagtaaaacaaaaagcATATTGTATTGAAAAATCTGTCGCAACGTAGAAGGCAATTACTAAGGAAGTTAGTTGGAGGTAGCTACTTAATTATCAAAAAACCTTCATCAGTCAATCGCCACCAAATAAGGGCCGAGACAAAATTTCTGATAAGATCGATAGCCAACAAGATAAGGACTGTGAGCGATCCAGAATAGTGAAGAAAGTGGTTAcgttaagaaaaaataatggaataataaaaaattgaaaaattttacCTGAAAAGCTTGGATGAGCGGAAGGTCAATGATGGAGGGGTTGTTGGTTTGGACACCGGCGATGGATTCAAGGAGGCCGAGGTTCTGAAAGGAGCGTCTAACGGTGAGAGAAGCCAGAGAGTCGTTTGTCACCAAAAGTATGGGCCAAGTGAGCCTGACACAGTTGAAGCCCATGGACTTTATTCCCTGGGAAATGTTATCGACGGGCTTTTTGCTGAGCCCTTCTGCCACCACAGCTTCCACGTGGGAA contains:
- the LOC128195404 gene encoding glyoxylase I 4-like, whose translation is MNTYVKLFGYGIGIHLLQVEDPSNIPRKKEINPKDNHISFQCESMGAVEKKLEEMEIEYARGTVEEGGIKVDQLFFHDPDGFMIEICNCDILPVIPLPSDMVRSCSITNLQMLQQRQTHQIVKQDSALMLS
- the LOC108333824 gene encoding glycosyl hydrolase 5 family protein, encoding MELLIKILSALIILFSGGPILEVRPVAVTALPLRTDSRWIVGQDGRRVKLACVNWVSHVEAVVAEGLSKKPVDNISQGIKSMGFNCVRLTWPILLVTNDSLASLTVRRSFQNLGLLESIAGVQTNNPSIIDLPLIQAFQAVVKSLGDNDVMVILDNHVTQPGWCCSNSDGNGFFGDKFFDPNLWLSGLTKMATLFNGVSNVVGMSLRNELRGPKQNVDDWYKYMVKGAETVHAANPDVLVILSGLNFDKDLSFIQKRQVNVTFKEKLVFEAHWYGFTDGEAWVNGNPNQVCGQVAGNFMRTSGYLVNQGWPLIISEFGVDLRGTNVNDNRYLNCFLTVAAEHDLDWALWTLVGSYYFRQGVVGMEEFYGILNWDWSQVRNLTFLNRISSLQLPFRGPGITKGNPYKLIYHPSTGLCVIRKTLLEPLTLGPCYLSEGWKYTPQKILSIKGTYFCIEAESEGMAAMLGIICSDSNSRWEMISDSKLHLSSKLSDGSDVCLDVDDNNVIVTNACKCLTRDRSCDPSSQWFKLIDSGRRPIFTSSSSSSMQNSSDLLWKQLSSI